In Streptomyces dangxiongensis, one DNA window encodes the following:
- a CDS encoding DUF3052 domain-containing protein, with protein MSATADHAEERTNPAGRLGFQPGQVVQEIGYDDDVDQELREAIEEAIEGDLMDEDYDDVADAVVLWFRDDDGDLTDALVDATTYIEEGGIILLLTPKTGRSGYVEPSDIQDAATTAGLTAAKSVSVGKDWSGSRLATPKAAKSKK; from the coding sequence GTGAGCGCGACCGCGGACCACGCGGAGGAGCGGACGAACCCTGCCGGCAGGCTGGGGTTCCAGCCCGGGCAGGTGGTCCAGGAGATCGGCTACGACGACGACGTCGATCAGGAGCTCCGCGAGGCCATCGAGGAAGCCATCGAGGGCGACCTCATGGACGAGGACTACGACGACGTGGCCGACGCCGTTGTGCTGTGGTTCCGTGATGACGACGGCGACCTGACGGATGCGCTGGTGGATGCCACCACGTACATCGAAGAGGGCGGCATCATCCTGCTCCTCACGCCGAAGACCGGCCGTTCGGGGTACGTGGAGCCGAGCGACATCCAGGACGCCGCCACGACGGCAGGCCTGACCGCGGCCAAGAGCGTCAGTGTCGGCAAGGACTGGAGCGGCAGCCGTCTGGCGACGCCGAAGGCGGCCAAGTCCAAGAAGTGA
- a CDS encoding peroxiredoxin, whose protein sequence is MAIQVGDKAPDFELKDNHGRTVRLSEFHGEKNVVLLFYPFAFTGVCTGELCELRDNLPRFSDRDTTLLAVSNDSIHTLRVFAEQEGFEYPLLSDFWPHGEVSRAYGVLDEDKGCAVRGTFIIDKEGIVRWTVVNGLPDARDLGEYVKALDAL, encoded by the coding sequence ATGGCGATCCAGGTCGGAGACAAGGCGCCCGACTTCGAGCTGAAGGACAACCACGGCCGGACCGTGCGGCTCTCGGAGTTCCACGGCGAGAAGAACGTGGTCCTCCTCTTCTATCCCTTCGCCTTCACCGGCGTGTGCACCGGCGAGCTGTGCGAGCTGCGCGACAACCTGCCGCGGTTCTCGGACCGCGACACCACGCTGCTCGCCGTCTCCAACGACTCCATCCACACCCTGCGCGTCTTCGCCGAACAGGAGGGCTTCGAGTACCCCCTGCTGAGCGACTTCTGGCCGCACGGCGAGGTCTCGCGCGCGTACGGCGTCCTCGACGAGGACAAGGGCTGCGCCGTTAGGGGCACTTTCATCATCGACAAGGAGGGCATCGTGCGGTGGACCGTGGTCAACGGCCTGCCGGACGCCCGTGACCTGGGCGAATACGTCAAGGCACTCGACGCCCTCTGA
- a CDS encoding TerD family protein — MGVSLSKGGNVSLTKEAPGLTAVIVGLGWDVRTTTGTDFDLDASALLLNNSGKVASDQHFVFFNNLKSPDGSVEHTGDNITGEGEGDDEQVKVDLAGVPADVERIVFPVSIYEAENRQQSFGQVRNAFIRVVNQANQQEIARYDLSEDASTETAMVFGELYRNGAEWKFRAIGQGYASGLRGIAQDFGVNV; from the coding sequence GTGGGAGTCAGCCTCAGCAAGGGCGGCAACGTATCCCTGACGAAGGAGGCCCCGGGCCTGACCGCCGTCATCGTCGGTCTGGGCTGGGACGTGCGCACCACGACCGGCACGGACTTCGACCTCGACGCCAGTGCGCTGCTGCTGAACAACTCCGGCAAGGTCGCGAGCGACCAGCACTTCGTCTTCTTCAACAACCTCAAGAGCCCTGACGGGTCCGTCGAGCACACCGGCGACAACATCACCGGTGAGGGCGAGGGCGACGACGAACAGGTCAAGGTCGACCTGGCCGGCGTCCCGGCCGACGTCGAGAGGATCGTCTTCCCGGTGTCGATCTACGAGGCCGAGAACCGCCAGCAGTCCTTCGGCCAGGTCCGCAACGCCTTCATCCGCGTGGTGAACCAGGCCAACCAGCAGGAGATCGCCCGCTACGACCTCAGCGAGGACGCCTCCACCGAGACCGCCATGGTCTTCGGCGAGCTGTACCGGAACGGCGCGGAGTGGAAGTTCCGCGCCATCGGCCAGGGCTACGCCTCGGGTCTGCGCGGCATCGCCCAGGACTTCGGCGTCAACGTCTGA
- a CDS encoding TerD family protein — protein MGVTLAKGGNVSLSKAAPNLTNVLIGLGWDARSTTGAPFDLDASALLCDGTNRVLGDEYFVFYNQLTSPEGSVEHTGDNLTGEGEGDDESVLVDLGKVPARCEKIVFPVSIHMADERGQTFGQVSNAFIRVVNQADGQELARYDLSEDASTETAMIFGELYRYQGEWKFRAVGQGYASGLRGIALDFGVNVS, from the coding sequence ATGGGCGTCACGCTCGCCAAGGGAGGCAACGTCTCCCTCTCCAAGGCCGCACCGAACCTCACCAACGTCTTGATCGGGCTCGGCTGGGACGCGCGGTCCACCACCGGTGCCCCCTTCGACCTGGACGCCAGCGCGCTGCTGTGCGACGGCACCAACCGGGTGCTCGGCGACGAGTACTTCGTGTTCTACAACCAGCTCACGAGCCCTGAGGGCTCCGTCGAGCACACCGGGGACAACCTCACCGGTGAGGGCGAGGGCGACGACGAGTCGGTCCTGGTGGACCTCGGCAAGGTGCCGGCCCGGTGCGAGAAGATCGTCTTTCCGGTCTCCATCCACATGGCGGACGAGCGCGGCCAGACCTTCGGCCAGGTCTCCAACGCCTTCATCCGCGTCGTGAACCAGGCCGACGGCCAGGAGCTGGCCCGCTACGACCTCAGCGAGGACGCCTCCACCGAGACCGCCATGATTTTCGGCGAGCTGTACCGGTACCAGGGCGAGTGGAAGTTCCGCGCCGTCGGACAGGGGTACGCGTCGGGCCTCCGGGGTATCGCTCTAGACTTCGGAGTCAACGTTTCGTAA
- a CDS encoding DUF475 domain-containing protein, with amino-acid sequence MLLKTFGWSFAITALGLVAAVFYGGWTAFGIVAILAVLEISLSFDNAVVNAGILKKMSAFWQKIFLTVGVLIAVFGMRLVFPVVIVAVTAKMGPLQAVDLALNDKDRYQQLVTDAHPAIAAFGGMFLLMIFLDFIFEDRDIQWLRWIERPLAKLGKVDMLAVCISLVVLLITSFTFAAHAHQHGGAHADKAQTVLIAGIAGLITYMVVGGLSGYFEDRLEEAEEREHEEEEEAARSGKQRSAVVLAGQAAFFMFLYLEVLDASFSFDGVIGAFAITNDIVLMALGLGIGAMYVRSLTVYLVRQGTLDDYVYLEHGAHYAIGALAIILMVTIRYEINEVITGLVGVILIAWSFWSSVRRNRALAAAGEGTGDKAEVSSGV; translated from the coding sequence GTGCTTCTGAAAACCTTCGGCTGGTCGTTCGCGATTACCGCGCTCGGTCTGGTCGCTGCGGTGTTCTACGGGGGGTGGACCGCCTTCGGCATCGTGGCGATCCTCGCCGTCCTGGAGATCTCGCTCTCCTTCGACAACGCGGTGGTCAACGCCGGCATCCTGAAGAAGATGAGTGCCTTCTGGCAGAAGATCTTCCTCACGGTCGGCGTTCTCATCGCGGTGTTCGGTATGCGGCTGGTGTTCCCCGTCGTCATCGTGGCGGTCACGGCCAAGATGGGCCCGCTCCAGGCCGTCGACCTCGCGCTCAACGACAAGGACCGCTACCAGCAGCTCGTCACCGACGCGCACCCGGCGATCGCCGCCTTCGGTGGCATGTTCCTGCTGATGATCTTCCTCGACTTCATCTTCGAGGACCGGGACATCCAGTGGCTGCGCTGGATCGAGCGGCCCCTGGCCAAGCTCGGCAAGGTCGACATGCTGGCGGTCTGCATCTCCCTCGTCGTCCTGCTGATCACCTCCTTCACCTTCGCCGCCCACGCCCACCAGCACGGCGGCGCCCACGCCGACAAGGCCCAGACGGTCCTGATCGCCGGCATCGCGGGCCTGATCACCTACATGGTCGTCGGCGGCCTCTCCGGCTACTTCGAGGACAGGCTCGAGGAAGCGGAGGAGCGCGAGCACGAGGAGGAGGAAGAGGCCGCCCGCTCGGGCAAGCAGCGCTCGGCGGTCGTCCTGGCCGGCCAGGCCGCGTTCTTCATGTTCCTCTACCTCGAGGTCCTGGACGCGTCCTTCTCCTTCGACGGCGTCATCGGCGCCTTCGCCATCACCAACGACATCGTCCTGATGGCCCTCGGCCTCGGCATCGGCGCGATGTACGTCCGGTCGCTGACCGTGTACCTGGTCCGCCAGGGCACCCTCGACGACTACGTCTACCTGGAGCACGGCGCCCACTACGCCATCGGCGCCCTGGCCATCATCCTCATGGTCACCATCCGGTACGAGATCAACGAGGTCATCACCGGCCTCGTCGGCGTCATCCTGATCGCCTGGTCGTTCTGGTCCTCCGTCCGCCGCAACCGCGCGCTGGCCGCGGCCGGCGAGGGCACCGGCGACAAGGCCGAGGTCTCCTCCGGGGTGTGA
- a CDS encoding TerD family protein, which translates to MGFFDGLLGGRTADFDSGNATNAIELTRRHQAVSLTKQDAATGHLRVNLTWRMRTSDFDGSRRPSLLRHPFKALKPPEILGHGQSMVDVDLDLGCLYELADGTKGVVQPLGGYLGDVNAPPYIKLSGDDRFGSGSGETMYVNLDHRDALKRLLVFVYIYDRTPAFDRTHAIVTLYPSNGPRIEIGLDERHPQARSCAVVMIENVKGELVVRREVKFVYGFQGELDRLYGWGLQWGRGYKTKVDR; encoded by the coding sequence ATGGGTTTCTTCGACGGACTGCTGGGCGGGCGAACCGCCGACTTCGACTCGGGCAACGCGACCAACGCCATCGAGCTGACCAGACGGCACCAGGCGGTGTCCCTCACCAAGCAGGACGCGGCCACCGGCCACCTGCGCGTCAACCTCACCTGGCGAATGCGCACCTCCGACTTCGACGGGAGCCGGCGCCCCAGCCTGCTGCGGCACCCCTTCAAGGCACTGAAGCCCCCGGAGATCCTCGGCCACGGGCAGAGCATGGTCGACGTCGACCTCGACCTGGGCTGCCTGTACGAACTGGCCGACGGCACCAAGGGCGTCGTCCAGCCCCTCGGCGGCTACCTCGGCGACGTCAACGCCCCGCCGTACATCAAACTCAGCGGCGACGACCGGTTCGGCTCGGGATCCGGCGAGACGATGTACGTCAATCTCGACCACCGGGACGCGCTCAAGCGGCTGCTGGTCTTCGTCTACATCTACGACCGGACGCCCGCCTTCGACCGCACCCACGCGATCGTCACCCTCTACCCGAGCAACGGCCCCCGCATCGAGATAGGCCTGGACGAACGCCACCCCCAGGCCCGCTCCTGCGCCGTGGTCATGATCGAGAACGTGAAGGGCGAACTCGTCGTCCGCCGGGAGGTCAAGTTCGTCTACGGCTTCCAGGGCGAACTGGACCGCCTGTACGGCTGGGGACTGCAGTGGGGCCGGGGCTACAAGACCAAGGTCGACCGGTAG
- a CDS encoding TerD family protein translates to MTHAMLKGSNVPLEATTVRAVLRWTPGREVPDVDASALLLGPDGRVRSDEDFVFYNQPRHPSGVVWRLGKKRIAEGLTDTIQTDLPGVEPSVGRILLVASADGVPFDRVPALCILLYDAGAADGEPLARFDIKPETGAETALICGELYRRGEGWKFRALGEGYSNGLKGLATDFGISVDESEGTAEESQEEWTPAGPASRPLPPELPASVVPAQEAYGYPQPAPQTHPRPMPVPLPATVGLDPHFRLPPQGPQFLGR, encoded by the coding sequence ATGACGCACGCGATGCTGAAGGGGTCGAACGTCCCGCTGGAGGCCACCACGGTCCGCGCGGTGCTGCGCTGGACGCCGGGGCGGGAGGTCCCGGACGTGGACGCCTCGGCGCTGCTGCTGGGCCCCGACGGCCGTGTGCGCTCCGACGAGGACTTCGTCTTCTACAACCAGCCCCGGCACCCCTCCGGGGTGGTGTGGCGGCTGGGCAAGAAGCGGATCGCCGAGGGGCTGACCGACACGATCCAGACAGACCTGCCCGGTGTCGAACCGAGCGTCGGCCGGATCCTGCTGGTCGCCTCCGCCGACGGTGTCCCCTTCGACCGGGTGCCGGCGCTGTGCATCCTGCTGTACGACGCGGGGGCCGCCGACGGGGAGCCGCTGGCCCGGTTCGACATCAAGCCGGAGACCGGTGCGGAGACGGCGCTGATCTGCGGGGAGCTGTACCGGCGCGGGGAGGGGTGGAAGTTCCGCGCGCTGGGCGAGGGCTACTCGAACGGGCTGAAGGGGCTCGCCACCGACTTCGGGATCTCGGTGGACGAGTCGGAGGGGACGGCGGAGGAGTCCCAGGAGGAGTGGACGCCCGCCGGGCCGGCGTCCCGGCCGCTGCCCCCGGAGCTGCCGGCGTCCGTGGTGCCGGCGCAGGAGGCGTACGGCTACCCGCAGCCGGCTCCGCAGACGCACCCCCGGCCGATGCCGGTTCCGCTGCCGGCGACCGTGGGGCTGGACCCGCACTTCCGGCTGCCGCCGCAGGGCCCGCAGTTCCTCGGGCGGTAG
- a CDS encoding HpcH/HpaI aldolase/citrate lyase family protein, whose product MRHFGHIAPEVRQRLFHREPCAFTADSPARLLSAALGATLYSPATRPRLADDIVRQAGHGVVSMVLCLEDSIGDADVAAGEENLVRQFAALAAHAARPGVELPLLFIRVRTPEQIPDLARRLGPAVRLLSGFVLPKFTGERGIPFLEALTVAEAAAGRRLFAMPVLESPELLYLESRVDTLEGIFRAVDKYRERVLALRLGVTDFCSSYGLRRAPDMTAYDVRIVASVIADVVNMLGRADGTGFTVTGPVWEYFRVSERMFKPQLRQSPFLEMQAVELREKLIEHAMDGLLREISLDQANGLLGKTCIHPSHVLPVHALSVVSHEEFSDARDILRPERGGGGVLRSAYTNKMNEVKPHRAWAERTLLRAEVFGVANEDVGFVELLAAGIPG is encoded by the coding sequence ATGCGTCACTTCGGGCACATCGCCCCGGAGGTGCGTCAGCGCCTCTTCCACCGGGAGCCGTGCGCGTTCACCGCCGACTCCCCGGCCCGGCTGCTCTCCGCGGCCCTGGGCGCCACGCTGTACAGCCCGGCCACCCGGCCCCGGCTGGCCGACGACATCGTCAGACAGGCCGGCCACGGCGTGGTCTCGATGGTGCTCTGCCTGGAGGACTCGATCGGCGACGCGGACGTCGCGGCGGGCGAGGAGAACCTCGTCCGCCAGTTCGCCGCCCTCGCCGCCCATGCCGCCCGGCCCGGCGTGGAACTGCCCCTGCTGTTCATCCGGGTGCGCACCCCCGAACAGATCCCCGACCTCGCCCGGCGCCTCGGCCCGGCCGTGCGCCTGCTGTCCGGTTTCGTGCTGCCCAAGTTCACCGGGGAACGCGGCATCCCGTTCCTGGAGGCCCTGACCGTCGCCGAGGCCGCCGCCGGCCGGCGGCTCTTCGCCATGCCGGTCCTGGAATCCCCCGAACTGCTCTACCTCGAGTCCCGCGTGGACACCCTGGAGGGCATATTCCGCGCGGTCGACAAGTACCGCGAGCGGGTGCTGGCCCTCCGCCTCGGCGTGACCGACTTCTGCTCCTCCTACGGCCTGCGCCGCGCCCCCGACATGACGGCCTACGACGTCCGGATCGTCGCCTCCGTGATCGCCGACGTCGTGAACATGCTCGGCCGCGCCGACGGCACCGGCTTCACCGTCACCGGCCCGGTCTGGGAGTACTTCCGCGTCTCCGAGCGCATGTTCAAGCCGCAGCTCCGGCAGAGCCCCTTCCTGGAGATGCAGGCCGTCGAGCTGCGCGAGAAGCTCATCGAACACGCCATGGACGGCCTGCTCCGCGAGATCTCCCTCGACCAGGCCAACGGTCTCCTCGGCAAGACCTGCATCCACCCCTCCCACGTCCTGCCCGTCCACGCGCTCTCCGTGGTCAGCCACGAGGAGTTCAGCGACGCCCGGGACATCCTGCGGCCCGAACGCGGCGGCGGGGGTGTCCTCAGGTCGGCCTACACGAACAAGATGAACGAGGTGAAGCCGCACCGCGCCTGGGCCGAGCGGACCCTGCTGCGCGCCGAGGTGTTCGGCGTCGCCAACGAGGACGTCGGCTTCGTGGAGCTGCTCGCCGCCGGCATACCCGGCTGA
- a CDS encoding phosphoribosyltransferase, protein MKNAVNDGVWSGSWVAERLGVGLTGDDGLPALLGLALRRNPKRAHLLVSNVLGKHVPQSPAVVYDHGFRLGRRVAGLLGGTEAATAVVLGYAETATGLGHAVADGLGTAPYLHSTRRPVAGVARAGGFEESHSHATSHLLLPEDPGLLSGSGPLILVDDEFSTGNTVLNTIRDLHERYPRRRYVVVALVDMRAPEDTARMERFAAEIGARVDLVAAASGTVRLPEGVLEKGQELVARYTSAADAPSAPDASPRTPGEAHRPERAARVDLHWPPGLPDGGRHGFTPAHRTRLDTALPAMATRLAEALPAGAGRVLVLGSEELMYTPLRLARELERLLPADVRFSTTTRSPVLAVDDPGYAIRTRLVFPAHDDPADGPGERYAYNVAGAGFDAVVAVVDSAADTPALHAPDGLLARLAAHVPHVLLAVVPSYVPHAPERPAMLPEPLRGPAFSSYAPEEVGWLLQDLSDVTLEAPTEEREEAIQGGGAHYAESLPVEYQPSEQYQRLFHAALDASAARIARAAGAVTELVLAERSPRPVLVSLARAGTPVGILMRRWARFRHGLDLPHYAVSIVRGRGIDANALRWLAAHHDPRDVVFVDGWTGKGAITRELAQAVEEFEEKEGITGFDPEIAVLADPGACVRTYGTREDFLIPSACLNSTVSGLVSRTVLRADLVGPDDFHGAKFYRELAGSDVSGAFLDAVSARFPEVAGSVGAAAGELMAEDRSPTWAGWRAVEHISEEYGIQDVNLVKPGVGETTRVLLRRVPWKILARAGAGADLDHVRLLAGQRGVPVEEVDGLPYTCVGLIHPQYTRGATGADGRAVTA, encoded by the coding sequence ATGAAGAACGCAGTGAACGACGGGGTCTGGTCCGGTAGCTGGGTCGCCGAGCGACTCGGGGTCGGACTCACGGGCGACGACGGGCTGCCGGCCCTGCTCGGACTCGCCCTGCGCCGCAACCCCAAGCGGGCCCACCTGCTGGTCTCGAACGTCCTCGGCAAGCACGTCCCGCAGTCGCCGGCCGTGGTCTACGACCACGGGTTCCGGCTGGGCCGCCGGGTCGCCGGGCTGCTCGGCGGGACGGAGGCGGCCACCGCGGTCGTCCTCGGCTACGCGGAGACCGCGACCGGGCTGGGCCACGCGGTGGCCGACGGCCTCGGTACGGCGCCGTACCTGCACTCCACGCGCCGGCCGGTGGCCGGCGTCGCCCGGGCCGGCGGCTTCGAGGAGTCGCACTCCCACGCCACGTCCCATCTGCTGCTCCCCGAGGATCCCGGGCTGCTGTCCGGCAGCGGGCCGCTGATTCTGGTGGACGACGAGTTCTCCACCGGGAACACGGTCCTGAACACCATCCGTGACCTGCATGAACGGTATCCGCGGCGGCGCTATGTGGTGGTCGCGCTGGTGGACATGCGCGCGCCCGAGGACACCGCCCGGATGGAACGGTTCGCCGCTGAGATCGGGGCGCGGGTGGACCTCGTCGCCGCCGCGTCCGGGACCGTGCGGCTGCCGGAGGGGGTGCTGGAGAAGGGCCAGGAACTGGTCGCGCGGTACACGTCCGCCGCCGACGCCCCGTCCGCGCCCGACGCCTCCCCCCGCACCCCGGGAGAAGCGCACCGGCCGGAGCGGGCCGCCCGGGTCGACCTGCACTGGCCCCCCGGCCTCCCCGACGGCGGCCGGCACGGCTTCACCCCCGCCCACCGCACCCGCCTCGACACCGCGCTGCCCGCCATGGCCACCCGACTGGCCGAGGCGCTGCCCGCCGGCGCCGGCCGCGTCCTCGTGCTCGGGTCCGAGGAGCTGATGTACACCCCGCTGCGCCTCGCCCGCGAGCTGGAACGGCTCCTGCCGGCCGACGTGCGGTTCTCCACCACCACCCGCTCGCCCGTGCTCGCGGTCGACGACCCCGGCTACGCCATCCGCACCCGCCTCGTCTTCCCCGCCCACGACGACCCGGCCGACGGCCCCGGCGAGCGCTACGCCTACAACGTCGCCGGCGCCGGCTTCGACGCCGTCGTCGCCGTGGTCGACTCGGCCGCCGACACCCCCGCCCTGCACGCGCCCGACGGCCTCCTCGCCCGCCTCGCCGCGCACGTCCCGCACGTCCTGCTCGCGGTCGTCCCCTCCTACGTCCCGCACGCACCCGAAAGGCCGGCCATGCTGCCCGAGCCCCTCCGCGGCCCCGCATTCTCCTCGTACGCGCCCGAGGAGGTCGGCTGGCTGCTCCAGGACCTCTCCGACGTCACCCTGGAGGCGCCGACCGAGGAGCGCGAGGAGGCCATCCAGGGCGGCGGCGCGCACTACGCCGAGTCGCTGCCGGTGGAGTACCAGCCCAGCGAGCAGTACCAGCGGCTGTTCCACGCGGCCCTGGACGCCTCGGCCGCGCGGATCGCCCGGGCGGCCGGCGCCGTGACGGAACTGGTCCTGGCGGAGCGCTCGCCGCGCCCGGTGCTGGTCTCCCTCGCCCGCGCGGGCACCCCGGTCGGCATCCTCATGCGCCGCTGGGCGCGGTTCCGGCACGGCCTCGACCTGCCGCACTACGCCGTCTCCATCGTCCGGGGCCGGGGCATCGACGCCAACGCGCTGCGCTGGCTCGCCGCCCACCACGACCCCCGGGACGTCGTCTTCGTGGACGGCTGGACCGGCAAGGGCGCCATCACCCGCGAACTCGCCCAGGCCGTCGAGGAGTTCGAGGAGAAGGAGGGCATCACGGGCTTCGACCCGGAGATCGCCGTCCTCGCCGACCCCGGCGCCTGCGTACGCACCTACGGCACCCGCGAGGACTTCCTCATCCCCTCCGCCTGCCTCAACTCCACGGTGTCCGGCCTGGTCTCCCGCACCGTCCTGCGCGCCGACCTGGTCGGCCCGGACGACTTCCACGGCGCCAAGTTCTACCGTGAACTCGCCGGCTCCGACGTCTCCGGAGCCTTCCTCGACGCCGTCTCCGCCCGCTTCCCGGAGGTCGCCGGCTCGGTCGGCGCGGCGGCCGGGGAACTGATGGCCGAGGACCGCTCGCCCACCTGGGCGGGCTGGCGGGCCGTGGAGCACATCAGCGAGGAGTACGGCATCCAGGACGTGAACCTCGTCAAGCCCGGCGTCGGCGAGACCACCCGGGTGCTGCTGCGCCGGGTGCCGTGGAAGATCCTCGCGCGGGCCGGCGCCGGCGCCGACCTGGACCACGTCCGGCTGCTCGCCGGGCAGCGCGGGGTGCCGGTCGAGGAGGTCGACGGCCTGCCGTACACCTGCGTCGGGCTGATCCACCCCCAGTACACGCGCGGTGCCACGGGCGCCGACGGCCGGGCGGTGACCGCGTGA
- a CDS encoding HAD family hydrolase has translation MPVLVASDLDRTLIYSAAALALTMPDARAPRLLCVEVHEARPLSYLTETAARLLTDLGDAAVFVPTTTRTRKQYQRINLPGPPPKYAICANGGHLLVDGVTDAGWHAAVQARLADECAPLEEIREHLLRSADPVWVRRQRVAEDLFAYLVVERELLPEEWVKELAVWAEDRGWTVSLQGRKIYAVPKPLTKSAAVREVARRTGAELTLAAGDSLLDADLLLAADRGWRPGHGELADITWSAPHVSALPERGVLAGERILREFLAAAGAAGAVHGSTTVGQHL, from the coding sequence ATGCCGGTGCTGGTGGCGAGCGACCTCGACCGTACGCTGATCTACTCCGCCGCGGCCCTCGCGCTGACCATGCCGGACGCTCGGGCACCCCGACTGCTGTGCGTGGAGGTGCACGAGGCGCGACCGCTGTCCTACCTGACGGAGACCGCGGCCCGGCTGCTGACCGACCTCGGCGACGCGGCCGTCTTCGTGCCGACCACGACCCGGACGCGCAAGCAGTACCAGCGCATCAACCTGCCCGGGCCACCGCCGAAGTACGCGATCTGCGCCAACGGCGGCCACCTCCTGGTCGACGGGGTCACCGACGCCGGCTGGCACGCGGCCGTGCAGGCGCGGCTCGCCGACGAGTGCGCACCGCTGGAGGAGATCCGCGAGCACCTGCTGAGGTCCGCCGACCCGGTCTGGGTGCGCAGGCAGCGGGTCGCCGAGGACCTGTTCGCCTACCTCGTGGTCGAGCGCGAGCTGCTGCCCGAGGAGTGGGTCAAGGAGCTGGCGGTGTGGGCGGAGGACCGGGGCTGGACCGTCTCGCTCCAGGGCCGCAAGATCTACGCCGTGCCGAAGCCGCTCACCAAGAGCGCGGCCGTCCGTGAGGTCGCCCGCCGCACCGGCGCGGAGCTGACGCTGGCGGCGGGGGACTCGCTGCTCGACGCGGACCTGCTGCTGGCCGCCGACCGGGGCTGGCGCCCCGGCCACGGCGAATTGGCCGACATCACGTGGAGCGCGCCGCACGTCAGCGCGCTGCCGGAGCGGGGAGTGCTGGCCGGGGAGCGCATCCTGCGGGAGTTCCTGGCGGCGGCGGGGGCGGCGGGGGCCGTGCACGGGTCAACGACGGTTGGCCAACACCTGTAG
- a CDS encoding FmdB family zinc ribbon protein has protein sequence MPRYEYRCRTCGDTFELNRPMAESATPASCPAGHDDTVKLLSTVAVAGVSRTPSPSPTPRAGGGGGGGGGGGGGCCGGGCCG, from the coding sequence ATGCCTCGCTACGAGTACCGCTGCCGGACCTGCGGCGACACCTTCGAACTGAACCGCCCGATGGCGGAGTCCGCCACCCCCGCGAGCTGCCCCGCGGGCCACGACGACACGGTCAAACTCCTGTCGACGGTGGCCGTGGCCGGCGTCTCCCGCACCCCCTCCCCATCCCCGACGCCCCGCGCCGGCGGAGGCGGTGGCGGTGGCGGTGGCGGTGGCGGTGGGTGCTGCGGCGGAGGGTGCTGCGGCTGA